The Natronosporangium hydrolyticum nucleotide sequence ACATCGGGATCGCCGGCATCTCGGTCAGCTGGATCTCCTGCAGCTGCGAGAGCAGCTCGTCGAAGCCGGGGTCACCGACCGACAGCCGACCCAGGTCCTGGGTGAGCTGCCAGGCCTCTTCGTTCTCCCACCGGGCGAAGTTGGCGCTCTCCTGGGCATCCTGCACCGGCAACCGGAACAGGTAGTTGTAGGTGGCCCAGGGGGTGTTGTCCAGATCGGTCCAGTTGTTGACCACCAGGTCGAAGTCGCCGGTGGTACGAGCTTCGTCCACCTCCGCGCTGTCCGGGAAGTTGGTGTAGACGTTGACCCCGATCGCCTGCGCGCTCTCGGCGATCACGTCGGCGGCCTCGTTCCAGTCGGTCCAGCCGGCCGGCACGATCAGCTCCAGCTCGATCTCCTCGCCGTCCGGCGACTCCACGAAGCCGTCGCCGTTGGTGTCCTCGTACCCGGCGTCGGCGAGGATCTGCTCGGCCTGTGCCGGGTCGTAGCTGAACCCGTGCTCGGAGACGACCGACTGGTCGACCATGCCCTGCTCGGTCCAGGTCGGCAGCAGCCCGGTCGGGTCGGCCGGGGCCACGATGTCCTGGTAGATGGTGCCGACGATGGTGTCCACGTCGACGCTGTACGCCAGCGCCCGCCGGAACTCCGGATCGTTCATCGGCTCCCGCTCGGTGTTCGGGATCAGATAAGCGGTGTTCGCCGAGAGCATGTACGGCGGCTCGTCGTAGAAGGTGGTGACGTCGTCGCCGAACTCGTTGATCTGGTTGATCCCGAGGATGAAGTTGTTGCTGAGGTCGATCTCACCCTGGATCAGCTGCGGCAGCACCACGTCGTTGCCCTGGTTCACGAAGTCGACGATGAACCGCGGCGCCATCTCCAGGCCAAGGTGTTCGGTGCCCCACCAGTCGTCGTTGCGCTCGAGCACCAGCCGGTCCTCGGTGTTGCTGTGGTAGGTATACGGCCCGGTGCCGTAGATGATGTCGTCGCCGGCGACGGTCATCAGGTCTTCCTCGGCGACCTCACCCCAGGTGTGCTCCGGGATAATCTGCTCGCTGTAGAGGAAGTTGTCCCACTCGCCGCGGCGGGGGTCGGAGAAGGTGAACCGGACGGTCAGGTCGTCTACCGCCTCTGCGGTCTCCAGCCAGTCGGCCATCGTGGAGAACGGAACCGCCTCGTTGAACCGCAGATCGGTGGTGAAGACGACGTCGTCGGCGGTGAGCGCCTCGCCGTCGTGCCACTGGATGCCCTCGCGCAGGGTCAGCTCGTAGACCTCGTCGTCGATCCAGTCGCCGCTCTCGGCGAGCCACGGCTCAAGCTCAGCGGTGTGCGGATCGAAGACGTAGAGCGTCTCGTAGATCAACCCGCGGACGCCGGTCGCCTGACCACCGCCCTGGGTCGGGTTGTAGTTCGAGTAGGTGCCCCACTCGGTGCCGGTGGTGTAGAGGGTTTCGTTACGGGGGAACTCGCCGGAGCCGGAGGTGTCGCCGCCATCCTCGTCGGCCTGACAGGCCGCGGTCGTCACCACCAGCCCGGTCGCGAACAACGGCGCTAAGAACCTCAGCCGCTTCCGTGTCATCTCGGTCTTTCCTTCCACCTCGGAGGGTGCATTCGCTCTTCGCTGGGCCACGCGCCAGGGTTCGCAGCGGCGCGCTGGGGTGAGAGTCCGTTTCACTGAACCGGGTAAGTAATCTCAGCGAAACATGCCGGACGCCGGGCGTCAAGACCAGCTCTCGTCACCGGCGACCCCCGTCCCATGGCAAGATCATCAGCAATCACCTGGCCCGTCACCGCGCAGGCGACTGTGGGCCGAATCACTGAACCGGGTAAGTAACGCGACCTTACGATCGCGTGGGAGCGCTGTCAACGGCGGATGAACCTCGTGCTCAATTCGTTACCTACACGTGCCAGCACCCCTGGTAGCTGACAAGTCGCCCAAACAGCATTAATCGCCCATGACCGCCGCGCTGAATCGGGCCACTTGATCATCAGACATCGCCGCAGCTCAGGTGGTGCTGCGGGAGCGTTTGCTTTGCTTACGCATACGCCATCGACCGGGCTGTCGGGCTGTTGGGCTGTCGGGCCGCAAGATCGGCAGGCAGACCGCCTCACCCGACTTGGTGGGTCGAGTGGTGCCTGATTTGCGAGTATTAGACTAGTTTGCCACCCTAGTGGATCACCACTCAACCGACCAAGCGGCCGACGGTGGTTGACCGCTGGCGGCTGGGTCGGCGGCAGGGCGAGTTGAGCGGCGCCCTGCCCAACCCCGACATGGTTGGGCAGGGAGGGATCTTGCGTACGGAAAAGTCGGATATTCCGGTATGCAAGATCCCTCCCTGCCCAACCATGTCTGAAATGCCGTCTGCGCGCGGCAGCGGCTCCGGGCCTCCCCGCCGCCGCGTGACCCACACCGGGATCGCTACGGGTGCACGCGCCAGCGAGCATGTATCTCTTGGTCGGTTGAGTGGTGATCGACTAGGGCGACAAACCGGGCTCATCCTGGCAAAACAGGCGCCACTCAACCGACCAAGCCGAGAAAGCCCACCGATGGCGTATGCGCAAGCAGACCCGGGCCGCCCGACACCGTCGATGATCTTGGAGTGCGGCCGGTCGATTGAGGCACCTGCGACCGAGCCGACGAGCTACCAGCACCCAGGCGCGTACCGGGCGTTAGTGGCCGCGTTCGATCACGAACCAGACCCCGACCGCCGGTTCGCTGCCTTCGTTGCGATAGCTGTGCGGGGTGGTGGAGTCGAACGAGATCGAATCTCCGGGGGTCAGCACCAACTCCTCGAACCCGAGCGTGAGCCGCAGCTCGCCGGTGAGCAGGTGCCCGTACTCGCTACCCGGGTGCCGCATCAACCCGCCGCCGGAGGAGCTGGTGCTCCCCGGCGCGTAGGTCACCAACAGGAAGTCGACCGTGTGCTGCGGCAACTCGCCGAGCAGCTCCCACGTCACCCCGGAGTCGAGCTGCAGCACCCGCCGCTGGGCGGGCGGCACCAGCGGCCCGAGCCGCTGCCCCCGCAGCTCGGCCACCTTGCCCCAAGGGGAGTCGCCGTCGACCCCCCGGGCATCGTCGCCAGCTGCCGTGAAGAGCGCCTCGACGCTGATGCCGAGCGTGGTCGTGATCGCGTACAGCGTGCTGACCGAGGGCTGCACCTTGCCGGTCTCGATCTGGGAGATCATGCTCGCGGAGACCCCGACTTCCCGCGCCAGCCCGCGGAGGCTGACCCCCCGCTTCTCGCGCTCCTCCCGCAGCCGCGGGCCGAGTCGCTCCACCTCCGGCGCGGTCATCCGCCCTCCCTCGCTTCCGGCTCGCTCTGAGCTCTACCTCGTCGTGGTCTACCTCGACGCTGTCTACCCGGCCGCTGTTGCCAACGTGTTAAGCGAACTGTTCAGTATTGCTTGACACCATATTCAGCCGGGTTCTATGGTGACGCAAGTATCAGGCACTCCCGCTACCTGCGATTTCCCGGTGAGGGGGCGGCGATGGCGATCCGGACATACGGACAGAACGCCGTGGATTGGGAGGAACGGGTCGACCTCGGTCGGCTCCGAACAGAGCGGCTGACCCGGCTCCAGCAGACCCTAGCCGGCTCCGAACTGGGCGCGCTGCTGACCTTCGACTTCTCGAACATCCGATACCTGACCGCTACCCACATCGGCACCTGGGCGATGGACAAGCTGATCCGGTTCGCGGTCCTCCCCCGCGGTGGCGAGCCCGTGCTCTGGGACTTCGGCTCGGCCGCCCGACACCACCAGCTCTTCAACCCGTGGCTCGACGGCACCGAGCGCGCCCGCGCCGGCATCTCCACCCTGCGGGGGGCCTTTCACCCCGACGCCGGCATCGCCGAAGACGTGGCGAACAAGGTCTATGAGGTGCTGGCCGAACACGGGCTCACCGGTGAGCCGCTCGGAGTAGACCTGATCGAGCTGCCGATCCTCGCCGCGCTGCAGGCCAAAGGGCTCCGGGTCACCGACGGCCAGCAGGTCTTCCTCGCCGCCCGAAAGATCAAAACCTCCGACGAGATCGCACTACTCACCCAGGCGTGCTCCATGGTCGATGCCGCCTACGAGGAGCTGTACCGCTTCCTGCGGCCCGGCGTCCGGGAGAACGAGTGCGTCGGCCTGGTCAGCAAGGTGCTCTACGACCTCGGCAGCGAGTACGTGGAGGGGGTCAACGCCATCTCCGGCGAACGCTGCGCCCCGCACCCACATGTCTACAGTGACCGGCTGCTACGCCCTGGCGACCCAGCCTTCTTCGACATCCTCCACAGTCATCTGGGCTACCGTACCTGCTACTACCGCTGTTTCGCGGTCGGCAGCGCCTCCCGCGCCCAACGCGACGCGTACATCCGCTGCCGCGAATACATGGACCAGGCGATCGCGTTGGTCAAGCCCGGTGCAACCACCGCCGACATCGTCTCGGTCTGGCCCCGCGCGGAGGAGTTCGGCTTCCCCAATGAAGAGGCGGCCTTCGCCCTCCAGTACGGACACGGGGTTGGGCTTTCGATCTGGGAGAAACCCATCTTCAGCCGGCTGGTGTCACTGGACCACCCGGAGACGCTCGAGGAGGGGATGGTCTTCGCGCTGGAGACCTACTGGCCGGCCGCGGACGGCTGGTCGGCCGCCCGGATCGAGGAAGAGGTGGTGGTCACCGCCGACGGCTGTGAGGTGATCACCAAGTTCCCGGCCGAGGAGCTCCTCGTCGCCGGCCAGCGTTACTACACGGTGGACGGCCCGCTCGACCACCGCCGGGAGTCGCAGTCCCATTTGAACACTGCCGCCGGCCGCGGCGACCTCGCGGCCGAGGAAGGGCCCTCGTCGTGACCACCGCCACCACACCGACCCCAGCGCTCACCGACGATCGGCTGCTCGAGCTTTACCAGCAGATGGCGGTGATCCGGCGGACCGAGAAGGCCGCCCAGGATCTCTTCCTCGCCGGGCTGGTCAAGGGTACGACTCACCTCGCCGCCGGCCATGAGGCGGTCGCGGTCGGCGCCAGCGCCGCGTTGCGGGACGACGACTACGTATTCGCGACCTACCGCGGCCATCACCACGCCATCGCCCGCGGCGCCACGCCGGAGGAGTGCCTCGCCGAGCTGATGCAGAAGGCCACCGGCGTCTGCGCCGCCAAGGGCGGGTCGATGCACCTCACCAAGGCCGACCGGCAGATGCTCGGCTCGTACGCGATCGTCGGCGCCCACCTGCCGATGGCCACCGGGGCGGCATGGTCGGCGATGCTGCGCGGCACCGGGCAGCTGGCGGTCGCCTTCTTCGGCGACGGCGCCACCAACATCGGCACCTTCCACGAGGCGCTCAACCTGGCCGCGGTCTGGCGGCTACCGGTGCTCTTCATCTGCGAGAACAACCTCTACATGGAGTACACCCCGATCGGCGCCGTCACCGCGGTGCCGAACCCCGCCGCCGACCGCGCCGCCGCGTACCAGCTCCCGGGCCACGTCATCGACGGCAACGACGTGTCGGTCGTCTACGACGCGGTGCGGCAGGCGGCCGAACGCGCCCGGGCCGGCGAAGGGCCGACCATTCTGGAGGCCCGCACCTACCGGCACTACGGGCACAGCCGTACCGATCCGGCTAAGTACCGGCCGGAGGCCGAGGTCGCCGAGTGGCTGGCCCGGGACCCGCTGGTACAGGCCAGGTCTCAGCTCTCCGCCCGGGGTGTGGCCGACGACCGACTCGCCGCCGCCGACCAGCACGCCGAGCAATTGGTACGCGACGCGGTCGCGGCCGCCAAAGCCGCGCCGGAGCCTGACCCGGCCACCGCCTTCACCGATGTCTGGGCCGACGGGAGCGCGACATGGCGGACGTAGCCGAGCTGGTCACCTATCGGGACGCGGTCGCCGACGGGATCGCCCGCGAGATGCGTCGGGACCCCTCGGTGGTGTGTCTGGGCGAGGACATCGGCGCCGCCGAAGGCGTCTTCAAAACCTCGGTCGGGCTGTTCCAGGAGTTCGGTGCGCGGCGGGTCTGGGACACCCCGATCTCCGAACAGGCGATCGTCGGCACCGCGATGGGCGCGGCGATGACCGGCCTTCGCCCGGTCGCCGAGATCATGTTCTCCGACTTCCTGGCCTGCTGCTGGGACCATGTCGCCAACGAGATTCCGAAGGTCCGCTACATGACCGGCGGCCAGGTCACCGTGCCGCTGGTCATCCGTACCGCCAACGGGGGCGGGCTCGGCTTCGGCGCCCAGCACTCGCAGGCGGTCGAGAACTGGGCCTTCGCGGTGCCCGGGCTGAAGATCGCCGCACCGGCGACCCCGGCGGACGTGGTGGGGCTCATGGCCGCCGCCGTCCGCAGCGACGACCCGGTCGTCTTCTTCGAACACAAAGGGCTGTTCGCCAGCCGCGGCGAGCCCGCCCCGGCCGACCATGTGGTGCCGCTCGGTGAAGCCCGGATCGCCCGCTCCGGTGACGATCTGACCCTGGTGGCGCTCGCCGCCACCGTGCCTACCGCGCTCGCCGCCGCCGACCAGCTCGCCGCCGAGGGAATCTCGGTCGAGGTGATCGACCTGCGTTGCCTGATCCCGCTGGACATGCGAACCGTGCTCGACTCGCTCCAGCGCACCTCCCGGCTCATGACCGTGGAGGAGAACCCGTACCAGGGCGGCTGGGGCGGCACCATCGCCGGCATCGCCGCCGATGAGGGGTTCGAACTGCTCGACGCTCCGATCCGCCGGGTGGCGGCCGAGTGCGTCCCGCTCCCCTTCGCCGATCGGCTGGAGGACGAGGTGATACCCACCGTGGCCAGAGTCGTCGACGCGGTGCGCCGGCTCGCCGCCTACTAGACCCGCCGCACCGCCCCGCCAGAGGAGACCCGCCATGAGCAAGATTTTGATCCGCGGCGGCACCGTCGTCACGGTAGACCCGACGCTCGGCAACTTCCGGACCGGCGATGTCCTGATTGAGGACACCCGCATCGCCGCGGTCGGCCCACAGCTCGAGGTGACCGACGCCGAGGTGGTCGACGCCACCGGCATGGTCGTGATGCCCGGCTTCATCGACACCCATCGACACCTTTGGGAAGGCATCCTCCGCAACATCGGAACCGATGTGCCGCTTGAGGGGGACACCAGCTACCTCGCCTTCGTGCTCGGCACCCTGGCGCCCGCCTACCGGCCGGCGGACATCTACGCCGGCAACCTGGTCAGCGCGCTCGGCGCGATCAACGCCGGGATCACCACCGTGCTGGACTGGTCGCACAACCTGACCTCACCCGAGCACGCCGACGCGGCGATCAGCGCCCTACGTGAGTCCGGGATCCGGTCGGTCTTCGCTTATGGTTTCCCGTGGCACGGCGAGTGGGACCCGGAGCAGCCGGCCTGGTTCACCCGGGTGGCGAACGAACACTTCAACAGCGACGATCAACTGCTGACCCTGGCGCTGGCCCCACACGGGCCCGAGTTCACCCCGCCGGAGGTGACAAAGGCCCACTGGGACCTGGCCCGGGAGGTCGGCGCCCGGATCACCGTCCATGTCGGGGTCGGCTCGTTCGGCAAGCACGACAAACTCGGCGAGGCCGGCCGGGCCGGGCTGCTGGGGCCGGACACCACCTACATCCACTGCACCACCCTCAACGACGACGAGGTGCAGATGATCGTCGACACCGGGGGGACGATCTCGTTGGCGGTGCCGGTCGAGATGTTGATGGGCCACGGCATGGTGCCCACGCAACGATTCCTGGATCGGGGCCTGGCCCCCAGCCTCAGCGTCGACGTGGAGACCAACGTCCCGGCGGACATGTTCACCCAGATGCAGAGCGCTATGGCGTTGCAGCACGCGCTGGTCTTCGACCGGCAGCTGGCCGGCGAGGAGGCCGTCCCGGACGCCGTCACCACCCGGGACGTACTACGCTGGGCCACTCTGGAGGGTGCGCGGGCGAACGGATTGGAGCACCGCACCGGCAGCCTGAGCGTAGGCAAACAGGCCGACGTGATCCTGCTCCGCACCGACCTGATCAACGTGCTGCCGGTCAACGATCCGATCGGCGCGGTGGTGATGGGCATGGACACCAGCAATGTCGACTCGGTCTTCGTCGCCGGCCAACCGCGGAAACGGCACGGCCAACTCCTCGATGTGGACCTCACCCGGGTCACCGCCCTCGCCGAGGCGTCCCGCGACCATGTGGTCTCCGCCTCCGGCTTCCAGCTCCCCAGCCTGTGAGGAGACCTTGATGGCATCCCGTCACCTGGTGGCCCGGGCGGCCGACGCCCGCTTCCAACCGCCGGAGCCGCTGACCGGGCCCAGCACCGGGTTCGAGCGGTGGCCGGTCATCGACGACGCCACGCCGGGCGCGGTGCACACCGGATTCGATGTGTGCCGGCTCGCGGCCGGCGGCACGGTGGCGAGCCGGGTCGCCGCCTACGAGCAGAGCATCTTCCTGCTCGACGGCGAGGTGGTGCTGCAGACCGGCGAGGGCGCGACCCGGCTCCGCCCCGGGGACTACGGGCTGATCCCGGTCGGGGTGCCGTATAGCTGGCGTAACGAGTCCGCCGCGCCGGCCCGGTGGGCGCAGATGCTCGCCCCGCAGCCCCGGGCCCGGCACGGCGGCGACTCGACCCCGGTGCCCGAGCTGCCCGCGACCGCCGCCGCGCCGGTCGACCCGCGAGATCCCCGGACCCGCCGCTACGGCCACATCGAAGCCGCGAACATGGACGTCAGGCAGCAGTCCCAGGAACGGCTGGCGGTGTCGGCGAGCATGCGCACCGCGCTGCTGGTCTACAGCGGCATCTCGGTCAAGATGATGGTCGACTCGGACCTGGGCGCCGACCTGACCACCATGTTCATGGTCCACTACGACCCGGCCGGAGTCGCCGGGCCGCATGATCACCCATTCGAGGAGACCTATCTCTTCCTAGAGGGTCGTGCCGAGGGCACCTTCGACGGCACCGCCTACGAACTCGGGCCGGGCGACGTCGCGTTCGCCGGAGTCGGCTGCGTACACAGCTTCCGCAACCTGACCGACGGACCGCTGCGGTGGTTGGAGACCCAGGCGCCGCAACCTCCGGCGCGGCACTCCTACCGGTTCCGGCGGGACTGGGACTATCTGACCGACAACGTGAAGGAGCAGTAACCATGATCACCGGAGCGGTCGTCGTCATCGGCGGCACCAGTGGCCTCGGCTACGAGATCGCCCGCCACTATGCGGCTGCGGGCCGGCCCGTGGTGCTCTCCGGCCGGGACCCCGGCCGCGCCGCGATGGTCGCCGCCGAGATCGGCGGCGATGTCCGCGGCATCGGCCTCGACCTGACCGTTCCCGGCCAGATCGACGCCGCCCTGGCTGAAGTGGGCGCGGTGACCTCCCTGGTCCTGTCCGGCATCGACCGGGGTGTCAACTCCGTCGCCGACTACGACGTAACCCAGGCGGTGCAGCTCGCCACCCAGAAGCTGGTCGGTTACATCGAAGTGGTGCACGCCCTCCGGTCCCGGCTCGCCGATCCGGCCTCGATCGTGGTCTTCGGCGGGCAGGCGCGGCTCCGGCCCTACCCGGGATCGACAATGGTCTCCACCGTCAACGGCGGGGTGACCGGGATGGTCCGCACCTTGTCGGTGGAGCTGGCGCCGGTCCGCGTCAACTCGATCCATCCCGGCATCGTCGGCGACAGTCCGTTCTGGGCCGACAAACCAGCCCAGGTGCTGGAGACGTTCCGGGCCGGCACGCTCACCGGTCAACTCGCCACCATGGCCGACGTCGTGGCCGCCACCCGGTTTCTGCTGGAGAACCCCTCGGTCAACGGGGTCGACCTGGTAGTCGACGGGGGTTGGCGATGACCGGGGCCGACCGGACCCGGGTAGCGCTGATCGGCACCGGCCGGATGGGGGCGGCGATGGCCGGCCGCCTCACCGACGCCGGATTTCCGGTGGCGCTGTTCAACCGCACCCGAGCGAAGGCCGATCGGGTCGCGGCGGAGTTGGCCGGCCCCGCGACGGTCTACGACACGGCAGCAGCCGCCGCCCACTCCGCCGACGTCGTTCTGGTCTCGCTCGCCGACGACGCGGCGGTCACCGCCGCGTACCGGGGGGACGCCGGGGTCGCCGCCGGGGTACGACCGGGCACGGTGGTGCTGGAGATGAGCACCCTCGCCCCGGCCACGGTCCGGGCCCTGGCCCCGTTGGTCACCGACCAGGGCGGGATCCTGGTCGACGCCCCGGTCTCCGGCAGCGTCGCCACCGTGCAGCAGGGCCAGCTCACCGTGCTGGCCGCCGGGGACCCGGCGGCGCTGGACCGGGCCCGGCCGGCCCTGGAGACCTTCGCCAAGAAGATCTTCCACCTCGGGGATCTGGGAGCCGGGGCGACCATGAAGCTGGCGGTCAACTCGATCGTGCACGGGCTCAACCAGGTGCTCGCCGAAGCGTTGGTGCTCGCCGAGAAGGCCGGGGTGGCGAGGGCTGCCGCCTACGAAGTCTTCGCCAACAGTGCGGCGGCGGCCCCGTACGTCCAATACAAGCAGGAGTCGTTTCTGCACCCGGACCAGGCCCCGGTGGCCTTCTCGCTGGACCTGGTCGCCAAGGACCTCGACCTGATCCAGACGCTGGCCGCGGAGTCCGGCGCCCGGATGGAGCTGACCGCTGCCACTCGGGCAGTGGTCGAAGCGGCGGTCGCTGAGGGGCTCGGCGACCGCGACCTGAGCGCGGTGGCCGAACTCCTGCGCCGCCACAGCTGACCGCGCCGCCACAGCTGACTGCGTCCGCCAGCTGACGAAGACCCGAGGCGCTTCACCCGGCCGGCATCGGCAGATCGGCGCGCGGGCCGATGTCGGGGACGACGTCGGCGCGCTAGAGTCCGCTCGCTGGGGGTAACGCCCTGCGCGAACGGAAGGAGCTGGCGCGGGTGACGGTCGTAATAGGAGTCGATGGCTCCGGACGCACTCGCCGGCTCGGCGAGCTCGTCGGGGCCGCCGGGTCGCCGGTGCTGCAGGTGGCCCCCGACGCCGGTGCGGATCTCGCCACCCGGCTCGCCCGAGCCCACTCCGACGGTGCGCTGGTGGTCGTCGACGACGCCCACCAGCTGGCCCCGGCAACCCTGCGGACCTTGGCTGCCGCCGCCCGCGGCGGCGTCGGGATGGTGATCGCACGCCGCCCCACGATCAGCGGACCCGAGCTGGCCGATCTCGACGAGGTGGTGGCCGGCCAGGGCCCGGTCGAGCAGCTCGGCCCGCTCGACCCGGACGAGCTCGCCGAGCTGGTGGCCGCGGTAACCGGAGCGCCGGCAACCCCCGAGCAGGTGTCGGCGGTCCACGCGGCCTCGGCCGGCCTCGCCGCCGTGGCCGCGGCGATCGCGGACGCACCTGACGAGACGCCGCCGACGCTGGTCGCCCGGGTACAGCGGCGGCTCGCCCGGCTCGGCAAGAGCGAGGCGGACCTCGCCGGGATCCTCGCGCTCGAGCTCGACCTGGCCGATGAGGTCCTCGGCGCCGCCGCGGGCCTCGAGCCCACGTCAGCGGCGGCCGCCGTGCGGTCGCTGCGGGACGCCGGCATGCTGACGCCCGATGGCGAGCGGATGATCCCGGCGGTCGCCCGCGCGGTGCTCGCCGACCTGCCTCCCACCCAGCGACGCCGGCTGCACGAGACGGTGGCGACCGCCCTGTTGAACACGGGCGCGGACCCGGTGCACGCCGCCGGTCAACTGCGCGCCGCCCGGGTACGGACCCCGGCGGCGGCCGACGTCTACCGGCGCGCGGCGGACCTGCTGCGCTTCGCCGACCCCGGCACCGCCCTGTCCTGGTACGACGAGGCGCTCAACGCGGGCGCCGATCCGGCCCTGGTGGGGGTCGGCCGGGCCGAGGCGGCTGCGCTGCTTGGCCTGCCGGTCGACCTGGACAGTCCGATCGCGGCACCAGCGGACGCCGCTCGGCTCGCCCTGGTGGCCGGTGCGGCGGCCGCCTTCGACGGCCGTGCCAGGCGCGCTGCGGAGGCGCTGTGCGATGCTGGCGAGCCGGGCCCGGTCCTGGCCGTCCCGTCGCTGATGGCCATCGGTGCCCCGGATCGCGCCCGTACCGCAGCTGCCGGCCGAGCGCCGCTGCCGCTGCGGCGGCTCGCCGAGGGGGCGCTGACGGTCGGGAAACCCGCCGTGGCCCTGCCGCTGCTGATCGAGGCGGCCGAAGGCTTCGAGCAGGCCCCGCCGACGGTCGCGGTCCCGGACCCGCCCCACGCGCTCGGCGCGCTGGTCGCGGTGACCGCGGGCGACACCGCGTCCGCCGAGCACCTGCTCGACCGGGCGCTCGCCAGCGGAGCCGGTGGGCCGGTGGCCCGGAATCGGCACCGTACCCTGTTGGGTTGGGTCCGGCTGCGGGCCGGCCGCTTCGACACCGCCGTCGCCGAACTAAACCGCCTCACCGACGCCCCGCTCCCCGGCCGGGAACGGCTGCTGGTCGCGGGTCTGCGGGCGGGCATTGCCCGGCGCAGCGGAGATATCGCCCAGCTTCGCGCGGCGTGGTCCGCCGCGGATCCGGTCCTGGCCCGGCAGGCGGTGGACCTGTTCCAACTGGAGGTGCTCGAAGAGCTGCTGGTCGCCGCCGCCAGGCTGCGGCAGCACCAGCGGATCGCGCCGGTCCTCGAAGAACTCGACGCGATCATCGACCGGCTTGGCCGGCCGGTGGCGTGGGCGGTGGCGCTCGGGTGGCTCCGGCTGCAGGTGGCGATCGTCGGCGAGGACGCCGCGGCGGCTACCGCCGCCGCCCGCCAGCTGGGCGCCCTCGCTCCCGACGGTGCCCGGCAGCTCGCCCAGTGCCGGGCAGCCAGCCGGTGGGCCGCCGCGCTCGCCGGCGATGTGGACCCGGAGGCGGTCCTGGCGGACGCGGCGGAGCTGGCCATGGCCGAGCTGCCGTGGGAGGCGTCCCGGATGGTCGGACACGCCGCGATCCGTACCACCGACGCTTCGGCCGCGCGCCGGCTGCT carries:
- a CDS encoding ABC transporter substrate-binding protein, with amino-acid sequence MTRKRLRFLAPLFATGLVVTTAACQADEDGGDTSGSGEFPRNETLYTTGTEWGTYSNYNPTQGGGQATGVRGLIYETLYVFDPHTAELEPWLAESGDWIDDEVYELTLREGIQWHDGEALTADDVVFTTDLRFNEAVPFSTMADWLETAEAVDDLTVRFTFSDPRRGEWDNFLYSEQIIPEHTWGEVAEEDLMTVAGDDIIYGTGPYTYHSNTEDRLVLERNDDWWGTEHLGLEMAPRFIVDFVNQGNDVVLPQLIQGEIDLSNNFILGINQINEFGDDVTTFYDEPPYMLSANTAYLIPNTEREPMNDPEFRRALAYSVDVDTIVGTIYQDIVAPADPTGLLPTWTEQGMVDQSVVSEHGFSYDPAQAEQILADAGYEDTNGDGFVESPDGEEIELELIVPAGWTDWNEAADVIAESAQAIGVNVYTNFPDSAEVDEARTTGDFDLVVNNWTDLDNTPWATYNYLFRLPVQDAQESANFARWENEEAWQLTQDLGRLSVGDPGFDELLSQLQEIQLTEMPAIPMWYNGLWSQVNNSTWTNWPTDDPDTPDYYPSAWNNFWEKKAVYMLAEIQPAG
- a CDS encoding helix-turn-helix domain-containing protein, which encodes MTAPEVERLGPRLREEREKRGVSLRGLAREVGVSASMISQIETGKVQPSVSTLYAITTTLGISVEALFTAAGDDARGVDGDSPWGKVAELRGQRLGPLVPPAQRRVLQLDSGVTWELLGELPQHTVDFLLVTYAPGSTSSSGGGLMRHPGSEYGHLLTGELRLTLGFEELVLTPGDSISFDSTTPHSYRNEGSEPAVGVWFVIERGH
- a CDS encoding M24 family metallopeptidase — protein: MAIRTYGQNAVDWEERVDLGRLRTERLTRLQQTLAGSELGALLTFDFSNIRYLTATHIGTWAMDKLIRFAVLPRGGEPVLWDFGSAARHHQLFNPWLDGTERARAGISTLRGAFHPDAGIAEDVANKVYEVLAEHGLTGEPLGVDLIELPILAALQAKGLRVTDGQQVFLAARKIKTSDEIALLTQACSMVDAAYEELYRFLRPGVRENECVGLVSKVLYDLGSEYVEGVNAISGERCAPHPHVYSDRLLRPGDPAFFDILHSHLGYRTCYYRCFAVGSASRAQRDAYIRCREYMDQAIALVKPGATTADIVSVWPRAEEFGFPNEEAAFALQYGHGVGLSIWEKPIFSRLVSLDHPETLEEGMVFALETYWPAADGWSAARIEEEVVVTADGCEVITKFPAEELLVAGQRYYTVDGPLDHRRESQSHLNTAAGRGDLAAEEGPSS
- a CDS encoding thiamine pyrophosphate-dependent dehydrogenase E1 component subunit alpha; translated protein: MTTATTPTPALTDDRLLELYQQMAVIRRTEKAAQDLFLAGLVKGTTHLAAGHEAVAVGASAALRDDDYVFATYRGHHHAIARGATPEECLAELMQKATGVCAAKGGSMHLTKADRQMLGSYAIVGAHLPMATGAAWSAMLRGTGQLAVAFFGDGATNIGTFHEALNLAAVWRLPVLFICENNLYMEYTPIGAVTAVPNPAADRAAAYQLPGHVIDGNDVSVVYDAVRQAAERARAGEGPTILEARTYRHYGHSRTDPAKYRPEAEVAEWLARDPLVQARSQLSARGVADDRLAAADQHAEQLVRDAVAAAKAAPEPDPATAFTDVWADGSATWRT
- a CDS encoding alpha-ketoacid dehydrogenase subunit beta; translated protein: MADVAELVTYRDAVADGIAREMRRDPSVVCLGEDIGAAEGVFKTSVGLFQEFGARRVWDTPISEQAIVGTAMGAAMTGLRPVAEIMFSDFLACCWDHVANEIPKVRYMTGGQVTVPLVIRTANGGGLGFGAQHSQAVENWAFAVPGLKIAAPATPADVVGLMAAAVRSDDPVVFFEHKGLFASRGEPAPADHVVPLGEARIARSGDDLTLVALAATVPTALAAADQLAAEGISVEVIDLRCLIPLDMRTVLDSLQRTSRLMTVEENPYQGGWGGTIAGIAADEGFELLDAPIRRVAAECVPLPFADRLEDEVIPTVARVVDAVRRLAAY
- a CDS encoding amidohydrolase family protein, which translates into the protein MSKILIRGGTVVTVDPTLGNFRTGDVLIEDTRIAAVGPQLEVTDAEVVDATGMVVMPGFIDTHRHLWEGILRNIGTDVPLEGDTSYLAFVLGTLAPAYRPADIYAGNLVSALGAINAGITTVLDWSHNLTSPEHADAAISALRESGIRSVFAYGFPWHGEWDPEQPAWFTRVANEHFNSDDQLLTLALAPHGPEFTPPEVTKAHWDLAREVGARITVHVGVGSFGKHDKLGEAGRAGLLGPDTTYIHCTTLNDDEVQMIVDTGGTISLAVPVEMLMGHGMVPTQRFLDRGLAPSLSVDVETNVPADMFTQMQSAMALQHALVFDRQLAGEEAVPDAVTTRDVLRWATLEGARANGLEHRTGSLSVGKQADVILLRTDLINVLPVNDPIGAVVMGMDTSNVDSVFVAGQPRKRHGQLLDVDLTRVTALAEASRDHVVSASGFQLPSL
- a CDS encoding cupin domain-containing protein is translated as MASRHLVARAADARFQPPEPLTGPSTGFERWPVIDDATPGAVHTGFDVCRLAAGGTVASRVAAYEQSIFLLDGEVVLQTGEGATRLRPGDYGLIPVGVPYSWRNESAAPARWAQMLAPQPRARHGGDSTPVPELPATAAAPVDPRDPRTRRYGHIEAANMDVRQQSQERLAVSASMRTALLVYSGISVKMMVDSDLGADLTTMFMVHYDPAGVAGPHDHPFEETYLFLEGRAEGTFDGTAYELGPGDVAFAGVGCVHSFRNLTDGPLRWLETQAPQPPARHSYRFRRDWDYLTDNVKEQ